A single window of Gossypium hirsutum isolate 1008001.06 chromosome A10, Gossypium_hirsutum_v2.1, whole genome shotgun sequence DNA harbors:
- the LOC107925204 gene encoding uncharacterized protein isoform X1, translating to MGDSFPLFNDCDPAVLSTLKQYLSQPNNNDEDNGDGYATFCFHYKGAILRSIEQRTGNSTVPDAVLDSLILIENLDRRRGFLPSESMKAAFCAVAVHCTVSCLPVSWDNYFDAFHRIWGLRIKSLEESGKSDLISSELVQWGTVIEAGLWDLETSQRLSSVNTRGKALLRIKGYLEEAFRSMNPALSQLASASTTEPTVDHVASANPHPSTDEGNMDNVVSASAQVPSSPHPCIDERNMDNVVYSSAQVPSSPHPCSDEGNISPSPHPCADKGNVDNVTSAAAQVPSSPHPCTNKKNKIRRASFQARHKPRPRCKQRRGVVITDMEEDQPLCIKNGTPSSFEVNGCLQVSSKTRSAALLDGVTDSPFEALEVVETVASVMAGKNFCPKGSMEDSNKDKGDPTASFYPTTHHCTDKGKQIQMVNSQTSGNPNSSHRHCEEPAAIADTEEDRVLSTPNIDKLRDALTSSVADLTASVTDPLPKALEVAERLVSFMEAAKSSSAEGAEGDVRKEKGVPAASMNCNFERAQADRREPDKAIREDQDKMNRSVPADLTATVADSLPKALEVAERLVSFMAAAKSLSTEGAEGDVRKEKGVPAAPMNCNFEQAQAERRAPDKAIREDQDKMGRSVPASSVGHGVQPSQATEGNETFIRPKKVPKRNLMKRNDAAHTHERRAPYEGIREDYNKVDGSVPAPSVNHIAEPSHAKEGNEAVIRPKKVRKRSIMERNDTAHTSEWEDSIDGSDGGTSGCSNRCTLPSPKTNHVSPLKESEPQKQKNRRKTNWWTLEEEQALIKGYRVYGPQWKLIRESYWDILKKRTQVDLKDKWRNLSK from the exons atGGGCGATTCATTTCCCCTTTTCAACGATTGTGATCCTGCTGTGTTATCAACTCTTAAGCAGTACCTCTCTCAGCCAAACAACAACGACGAAGACAATGGCGACGGCTATGCTACCTTTTGTTTTCATTACAAAGGCGCTATTCTTCGCTCGATTGAACAGCGGACAGGGAATTCCACTGTTCCGGACGCAGTTCTCGATtcgttaattttaattgaaaatctCGACCGCCGACGCGGTTTTCTCCCTTCCGAATCCATGAAGGCAGCCTTTTGTGCCGTCGCCGTACACTGTACGGTCAGTTGTTTGCCGGTCTCATGGGACAACTACTTCGATGCTTTTCATAGGATTTGGGGATTACGGATTAAGAGCTTAGAGGAGTCAGGTAAGTCGGACCTTATTTCTTCCGAGTTAGTCCAATGGGGAACGGTAATCGAAGCGGGCTTATGGGATTTAGAGACCTCTCAGAGGTTGTCGAGTGTCAATACACGCGGTAAAGCGCTGCTACGTATTAAAGGTTATTTGGAGGAGGCCTTCCGTTCTATGAATCCTGCCTTGAGTCAGTTGGCTTCCGCTTCTACTACTGAGCCTACAGTGGATCATGTTGCCTCTGCGAATCCTCATCCTAGCACTGACGAAGGAAACA TGGATAATGTTGTATCAGCTTCTGCTCAAGTCCCCTCGAGTCCTCATCCTTGCATTGACGAAAGGAACA TGGATAATGTTGTCTATTCTTCTGCTCAAGTCCCTTCGAGTCCTCATCCTTGCTCTGATGAAGGGAATA TTTCCCCAAGCCCCCACCCTTGCGCTGACAAAGGGAACG TGGATAATGTTACCTCTGCTGCTGCTCAAGTCCCCTCAAGTCCTCATCCTTGCACTAACAAAAAGAACA AGATTCGAAGGGCTAGTTTCCAAGCTAGACATAAGCCTCGTCCTCGCTGCAAGCAACGTAGAGGTGTTGTCATTACTGACATGGAGGAGGACCAGCCTCTTTGTATCAAAAATGGCACCCCATCATCTTTTGAAGTTAATGGATGCTTGCAAGTTTCAAGTAAAACCAGGTCTGCTGCATTGCTAGATGGAGTAACTGATTCCCCCTTTGAAGCCTTAGAAGTGGTTGAAACGGTTGCCTCAGTCATGGCCGGTAAAAATTTCTGCCCTAAAGGCAGTATGGAGGACTCCAACAAGGACAAGGGTGATCCTACCGCATCTTTTTATCCAACTACTCATCATTGCACCGACAAAGGAAAAC AGATTCAGATGGTTAATTCTCAAACAAGTGGCAACCCTAATTCTTCCCATAGGCATTGTGAGGAACCTGCTGCCATTGCTGATACAGAGGAGGACCGGGTCCTATCAACTCCTAATATTGACAAATTGCGAGACGCACTGACATCAAGTGTTGCTGATTTGACAGCTTCTGTTACTGATCCCCTCCCTAAAGCCTTAGAAGTTGCTGAGAGATTAGTATCTTTCATGGAAGCAGCTAAAAGTTCAAGTGCTGAAGGTGCTGAAGGGGATGTAAGGAAGGAAAAGGGTGTTCCTGCAGCATCTATGAATTGTAATTTTGAACGGGCTCAAGCTGATAGGAGGGAACCTGACAAGGCCATCAGAGAAGACCAGGACAAGATGAACAGGAGTGTTCCTGCTGATTTGACAGCTACTGTTGCTGATTCCCTCCCTAAAGCCTTAGAAGTTGCTGAGAGATTAGTATCTTTCATGGCAGCAGCTAAAAGTTTAAGTACTGAAGGTGCTGAAGGGGATGTAAGGAAGGAAAAGGGTGTTCCTGCAGCACCTATGAATTGTAATTTTGAACAGGCTCAAGCTGAGAGGAGGGCACCTGACAAGGCCATCAGAGAAGACCAGGACAAGATGGGCAGGAGTGTTCCTGCTTCGTCTGTTGGTCATGGTGTGCAACCCTCTCAAGCTACGGAGGGGAATGAAACTTTCATTAGACCCAAGAAAGTGCCCAAGCGCAACTTAATGAAGAGGAATGACGCTGCTCACACTCATGAG AGGAGGGCACCTTATGAGGGCATTAGAGAAGACTACAACAAGGTGGACGGGAGTGTTCCTGCTCCATCTGTCAATCATATTGCGGAACCTTCTCATGCTAAGGAGGGAAATGAAGCTGTCATTCGACCCAAGAAAGTTCGTAAGCGCAGCATAATGGAGAGGAATGACACTGCTCACACTTCTGAG TGGGAGGATTCAATTGATGGCTCTGATGGAGGGACAAGTGGTTGTTCGAACAGATGTACTTTACCAAGCCCTAAAACGAATCATGTGTCTCCACTGAAGGAAAGTGAACCCCAAAAGCAGAAAAACAGAAGGAAAACTAACTGGTGGACACTTGAGGAAGAACAGGCATTGATCAAGGGCTATCGAGT TTATGGACCCCAATGGAAACTGATTCGCGAATCCTACTGGGACATATTGAAAAAGAGAACTCAG gTTGATCTCAAAGACAAATGGAGAAACTTGAGCAAATGA
- the LOC107925204 gene encoding uncharacterized protein isoform X3, with product MGDSFPLFNDCDPAVLSTLKQYLSQPNNNDEDNGDGYATFCFHYKGAILRSIEQRTGNSTVPDAVLDSLILIENLDRRRGFLPSESMKAAFCAVAVHCTVSCLPVSWDNYFDAFHRIWGLRIKSLEESGKSDLISSELVQWGTVIEAGLWDLETSQRLSSVNTRGKALLRIKGYLEEAFRSMNPALSQLASASTTEPTVDHVASANPHPSTDEGNMDNVVSASAQVPSSPHPCIDERNMDNVVSASAEVSPSPHPCADKGNVDNVTSAAAQVPSSPHPCTNKKNKIRRASFQARHKPRPRCKQRRGVVITDMEEDQPLCIKNGTPSSFEVNGCLQVSSKTRSAALLDGVTDSPFEALEVVETVASVMAGKNFCPKGSMEDSNKDKGDPTASFYPTTHHCTDKGKQIQMVNSQTSGNPNSSHRHCEEPAAIADTEEDRVLSTPNIDKLRDALTSSVADLTASVTDPLPKALEVAERLVSFMEAAKSSSAEGAEGDVRKEKGVPAASMNCNFERAQADRREPDKAIREDQDKMNRSVPADLTATVADSLPKALEVAERLVSFMAAAKSLSTEGAEGDVRKEKGVPAAPMNCNFEQAQAERRAPDKAIREDQDKMGRSVPASSVGHGVQPSQATEGNETFIRPKKVPKRNLMKRNDAAHTHERRAPYEGIREDYNKVDGSVPAPSVNHIAEPSHAKEGNEAVIRPKKVRKRSIMERNDTAHTSEWEDSIDGSDGGTSGCSNRCTLPSPKTNHVSPLKESEPQKQKNRRKTNWWTLEEEQALIKGYRVYGPQWKLIRESYWDILKKRTQVDLKDKWRNLSK from the exons atGGGCGATTCATTTCCCCTTTTCAACGATTGTGATCCTGCTGTGTTATCAACTCTTAAGCAGTACCTCTCTCAGCCAAACAACAACGACGAAGACAATGGCGACGGCTATGCTACCTTTTGTTTTCATTACAAAGGCGCTATTCTTCGCTCGATTGAACAGCGGACAGGGAATTCCACTGTTCCGGACGCAGTTCTCGATtcgttaattttaattgaaaatctCGACCGCCGACGCGGTTTTCTCCCTTCCGAATCCATGAAGGCAGCCTTTTGTGCCGTCGCCGTACACTGTACGGTCAGTTGTTTGCCGGTCTCATGGGACAACTACTTCGATGCTTTTCATAGGATTTGGGGATTACGGATTAAGAGCTTAGAGGAGTCAGGTAAGTCGGACCTTATTTCTTCCGAGTTAGTCCAATGGGGAACGGTAATCGAAGCGGGCTTATGGGATTTAGAGACCTCTCAGAGGTTGTCGAGTGTCAATACACGCGGTAAAGCGCTGCTACGTATTAAAGGTTATTTGGAGGAGGCCTTCCGTTCTATGAATCCTGCCTTGAGTCAGTTGGCTTCCGCTTCTACTACTGAGCCTACAGTGGATCATGTTGCCTCTGCGAATCCTCATCCTAGCACTGACGAAGGAAACA TGGATAATGTTGTATCAGCTTCTGCTCAAGTCCCCTCGAGTCCTCATCCTTGCATTGACGAAAGGAACA TGGATAATGTTGTCTCTGCTTCTGCTGAAGTTTCCCCAAGCCCCCACCCTTGCGCTGACAAAGGGAACG TGGATAATGTTACCTCTGCTGCTGCTCAAGTCCCCTCAAGTCCTCATCCTTGCACTAACAAAAAGAACA AGATTCGAAGGGCTAGTTTCCAAGCTAGACATAAGCCTCGTCCTCGCTGCAAGCAACGTAGAGGTGTTGTCATTACTGACATGGAGGAGGACCAGCCTCTTTGTATCAAAAATGGCACCCCATCATCTTTTGAAGTTAATGGATGCTTGCAAGTTTCAAGTAAAACCAGGTCTGCTGCATTGCTAGATGGAGTAACTGATTCCCCCTTTGAAGCCTTAGAAGTGGTTGAAACGGTTGCCTCAGTCATGGCCGGTAAAAATTTCTGCCCTAAAGGCAGTATGGAGGACTCCAACAAGGACAAGGGTGATCCTACCGCATCTTTTTATCCAACTACTCATCATTGCACCGACAAAGGAAAAC AGATTCAGATGGTTAATTCTCAAACAAGTGGCAACCCTAATTCTTCCCATAGGCATTGTGAGGAACCTGCTGCCATTGCTGATACAGAGGAGGACCGGGTCCTATCAACTCCTAATATTGACAAATTGCGAGACGCACTGACATCAAGTGTTGCTGATTTGACAGCTTCTGTTACTGATCCCCTCCCTAAAGCCTTAGAAGTTGCTGAGAGATTAGTATCTTTCATGGAAGCAGCTAAAAGTTCAAGTGCTGAAGGTGCTGAAGGGGATGTAAGGAAGGAAAAGGGTGTTCCTGCAGCATCTATGAATTGTAATTTTGAACGGGCTCAAGCTGATAGGAGGGAACCTGACAAGGCCATCAGAGAAGACCAGGACAAGATGAACAGGAGTGTTCCTGCTGATTTGACAGCTACTGTTGCTGATTCCCTCCCTAAAGCCTTAGAAGTTGCTGAGAGATTAGTATCTTTCATGGCAGCAGCTAAAAGTTTAAGTACTGAAGGTGCTGAAGGGGATGTAAGGAAGGAAAAGGGTGTTCCTGCAGCACCTATGAATTGTAATTTTGAACAGGCTCAAGCTGAGAGGAGGGCACCTGACAAGGCCATCAGAGAAGACCAGGACAAGATGGGCAGGAGTGTTCCTGCTTCGTCTGTTGGTCATGGTGTGCAACCCTCTCAAGCTACGGAGGGGAATGAAACTTTCATTAGACCCAAGAAAGTGCCCAAGCGCAACTTAATGAAGAGGAATGACGCTGCTCACACTCATGAG AGGAGGGCACCTTATGAGGGCATTAGAGAAGACTACAACAAGGTGGACGGGAGTGTTCCTGCTCCATCTGTCAATCATATTGCGGAACCTTCTCATGCTAAGGAGGGAAATGAAGCTGTCATTCGACCCAAGAAAGTTCGTAAGCGCAGCATAATGGAGAGGAATGACACTGCTCACACTTCTGAG TGGGAGGATTCAATTGATGGCTCTGATGGAGGGACAAGTGGTTGTTCGAACAGATGTACTTTACCAAGCCCTAAAACGAATCATGTGTCTCCACTGAAGGAAAGTGAACCCCAAAAGCAGAAAAACAGAAGGAAAACTAACTGGTGGACACTTGAGGAAGAACAGGCATTGATCAAGGGCTATCGAGT TTATGGACCCCAATGGAAACTGATTCGCGAATCCTACTGGGACATATTGAAAAAGAGAACTCAG gTTGATCTCAAAGACAAATGGAGAAACTTGAGCAAATGA
- the LOC107925204 gene encoding uncharacterized protein isoform X4: protein MGDSFPLFNDCDPAVLSTLKQYLSQPNNNDEDNGDGYATFCFHYKGAILRSIEQRTGNSTVPDAVLDSLILIENLDRRRGFLPSESMKAAFCAVAVHCTVSCLPVSWDNYFDAFHRIWGLRIKSLEESGKSDLISSELVQWGTVIEAGLWDLETSQRLSSVNTRGKALLRIKGYLEEAFRSMNPALSQLASASTTEPTVDHVASANPHPSTDEGNMDNVVSASAQVPSSPHPCIDERNISPSPHPCADKGNVDNVTSAAAQVPSSPHPCTNKKNKIRRASFQARHKPRPRCKQRRGVVITDMEEDQPLCIKNGTPSSFEVNGCLQVSSKTRSAALLDGVTDSPFEALEVVETVASVMAGKNFCPKGSMEDSNKDKGDPTASFYPTTHHCTDKGKQIQMVNSQTSGNPNSSHRHCEEPAAIADTEEDRVLSTPNIDKLRDALTSSVADLTASVTDPLPKALEVAERLVSFMEAAKSSSAEGAEGDVRKEKGVPAASMNCNFERAQADRREPDKAIREDQDKMNRSVPADLTATVADSLPKALEVAERLVSFMAAAKSLSTEGAEGDVRKEKGVPAAPMNCNFEQAQAERRAPDKAIREDQDKMGRSVPASSVGHGVQPSQATEGNETFIRPKKVPKRNLMKRNDAAHTHERRAPYEGIREDYNKVDGSVPAPSVNHIAEPSHAKEGNEAVIRPKKVRKRSIMERNDTAHTSEWEDSIDGSDGGTSGCSNRCTLPSPKTNHVSPLKESEPQKQKNRRKTNWWTLEEEQALIKGYRVYGPQWKLIRESYWDILKKRTQVDLKDKWRNLSK, encoded by the exons atGGGCGATTCATTTCCCCTTTTCAACGATTGTGATCCTGCTGTGTTATCAACTCTTAAGCAGTACCTCTCTCAGCCAAACAACAACGACGAAGACAATGGCGACGGCTATGCTACCTTTTGTTTTCATTACAAAGGCGCTATTCTTCGCTCGATTGAACAGCGGACAGGGAATTCCACTGTTCCGGACGCAGTTCTCGATtcgttaattttaattgaaaatctCGACCGCCGACGCGGTTTTCTCCCTTCCGAATCCATGAAGGCAGCCTTTTGTGCCGTCGCCGTACACTGTACGGTCAGTTGTTTGCCGGTCTCATGGGACAACTACTTCGATGCTTTTCATAGGATTTGGGGATTACGGATTAAGAGCTTAGAGGAGTCAGGTAAGTCGGACCTTATTTCTTCCGAGTTAGTCCAATGGGGAACGGTAATCGAAGCGGGCTTATGGGATTTAGAGACCTCTCAGAGGTTGTCGAGTGTCAATACACGCGGTAAAGCGCTGCTACGTATTAAAGGTTATTTGGAGGAGGCCTTCCGTTCTATGAATCCTGCCTTGAGTCAGTTGGCTTCCGCTTCTACTACTGAGCCTACAGTGGATCATGTTGCCTCTGCGAATCCTCATCCTAGCACTGACGAAGGAAACA TGGATAATGTTGTATCAGCTTCTGCTCAAGTCCCCTCGAGTCCTCATCCTTGCATTGACGAAAGGAACA TTTCCCCAAGCCCCCACCCTTGCGCTGACAAAGGGAACG TGGATAATGTTACCTCTGCTGCTGCTCAAGTCCCCTCAAGTCCTCATCCTTGCACTAACAAAAAGAACA AGATTCGAAGGGCTAGTTTCCAAGCTAGACATAAGCCTCGTCCTCGCTGCAAGCAACGTAGAGGTGTTGTCATTACTGACATGGAGGAGGACCAGCCTCTTTGTATCAAAAATGGCACCCCATCATCTTTTGAAGTTAATGGATGCTTGCAAGTTTCAAGTAAAACCAGGTCTGCTGCATTGCTAGATGGAGTAACTGATTCCCCCTTTGAAGCCTTAGAAGTGGTTGAAACGGTTGCCTCAGTCATGGCCGGTAAAAATTTCTGCCCTAAAGGCAGTATGGAGGACTCCAACAAGGACAAGGGTGATCCTACCGCATCTTTTTATCCAACTACTCATCATTGCACCGACAAAGGAAAAC AGATTCAGATGGTTAATTCTCAAACAAGTGGCAACCCTAATTCTTCCCATAGGCATTGTGAGGAACCTGCTGCCATTGCTGATACAGAGGAGGACCGGGTCCTATCAACTCCTAATATTGACAAATTGCGAGACGCACTGACATCAAGTGTTGCTGATTTGACAGCTTCTGTTACTGATCCCCTCCCTAAAGCCTTAGAAGTTGCTGAGAGATTAGTATCTTTCATGGAAGCAGCTAAAAGTTCAAGTGCTGAAGGTGCTGAAGGGGATGTAAGGAAGGAAAAGGGTGTTCCTGCAGCATCTATGAATTGTAATTTTGAACGGGCTCAAGCTGATAGGAGGGAACCTGACAAGGCCATCAGAGAAGACCAGGACAAGATGAACAGGAGTGTTCCTGCTGATTTGACAGCTACTGTTGCTGATTCCCTCCCTAAAGCCTTAGAAGTTGCTGAGAGATTAGTATCTTTCATGGCAGCAGCTAAAAGTTTAAGTACTGAAGGTGCTGAAGGGGATGTAAGGAAGGAAAAGGGTGTTCCTGCAGCACCTATGAATTGTAATTTTGAACAGGCTCAAGCTGAGAGGAGGGCACCTGACAAGGCCATCAGAGAAGACCAGGACAAGATGGGCAGGAGTGTTCCTGCTTCGTCTGTTGGTCATGGTGTGCAACCCTCTCAAGCTACGGAGGGGAATGAAACTTTCATTAGACCCAAGAAAGTGCCCAAGCGCAACTTAATGAAGAGGAATGACGCTGCTCACACTCATGAG AGGAGGGCACCTTATGAGGGCATTAGAGAAGACTACAACAAGGTGGACGGGAGTGTTCCTGCTCCATCTGTCAATCATATTGCGGAACCTTCTCATGCTAAGGAGGGAAATGAAGCTGTCATTCGACCCAAGAAAGTTCGTAAGCGCAGCATAATGGAGAGGAATGACACTGCTCACACTTCTGAG TGGGAGGATTCAATTGATGGCTCTGATGGAGGGACAAGTGGTTGTTCGAACAGATGTACTTTACCAAGCCCTAAAACGAATCATGTGTCTCCACTGAAGGAAAGTGAACCCCAAAAGCAGAAAAACAGAAGGAAAACTAACTGGTGGACACTTGAGGAAGAACAGGCATTGATCAAGGGCTATCGAGT TTATGGACCCCAATGGAAACTGATTCGCGAATCCTACTGGGACATATTGAAAAAGAGAACTCAG gTTGATCTCAAAGACAAATGGAGAAACTTGAGCAAATGA
- the LOC107925204 gene encoding uncharacterized protein isoform X2: MGDSFPLFNDCDPAVLSTLKQYLSQPNNNDEDNGDGYATFCFHYKGAILRSIEQRTGNSTVPDAVLDSLILIENLDRRRGFLPSESMKAAFCAVAVHCTVSCLPVSWDNYFDAFHRIWGLRIKSLEESGKSDLISSELVQWGTVIEAGLWDLETSQRLSSVNTRGKALLRIKGYLEEAFRSMNPALSQLASASTTEPTVDHVASANPHPSTDEGNMDNVVSASAQVPSSPHPCIDERNIPSSPHPCSDEGNISPSPHPCADKGNVDNVTSAAAQVPSSPHPCTNKKNKIRRASFQARHKPRPRCKQRRGVVITDMEEDQPLCIKNGTPSSFEVNGCLQVSSKTRSAALLDGVTDSPFEALEVVETVASVMAGKNFCPKGSMEDSNKDKGDPTASFYPTTHHCTDKGKQIQMVNSQTSGNPNSSHRHCEEPAAIADTEEDRVLSTPNIDKLRDALTSSVADLTASVTDPLPKALEVAERLVSFMEAAKSSSAEGAEGDVRKEKGVPAASMNCNFERAQADRREPDKAIREDQDKMNRSVPADLTATVADSLPKALEVAERLVSFMAAAKSLSTEGAEGDVRKEKGVPAAPMNCNFEQAQAERRAPDKAIREDQDKMGRSVPASSVGHGVQPSQATEGNETFIRPKKVPKRNLMKRNDAAHTHERRAPYEGIREDYNKVDGSVPAPSVNHIAEPSHAKEGNEAVIRPKKVRKRSIMERNDTAHTSEWEDSIDGSDGGTSGCSNRCTLPSPKTNHVSPLKESEPQKQKNRRKTNWWTLEEEQALIKGYRVYGPQWKLIRESYWDILKKRTQVDLKDKWRNLSK; encoded by the exons atGGGCGATTCATTTCCCCTTTTCAACGATTGTGATCCTGCTGTGTTATCAACTCTTAAGCAGTACCTCTCTCAGCCAAACAACAACGACGAAGACAATGGCGACGGCTATGCTACCTTTTGTTTTCATTACAAAGGCGCTATTCTTCGCTCGATTGAACAGCGGACAGGGAATTCCACTGTTCCGGACGCAGTTCTCGATtcgttaattttaattgaaaatctCGACCGCCGACGCGGTTTTCTCCCTTCCGAATCCATGAAGGCAGCCTTTTGTGCCGTCGCCGTACACTGTACGGTCAGTTGTTTGCCGGTCTCATGGGACAACTACTTCGATGCTTTTCATAGGATTTGGGGATTACGGATTAAGAGCTTAGAGGAGTCAGGTAAGTCGGACCTTATTTCTTCCGAGTTAGTCCAATGGGGAACGGTAATCGAAGCGGGCTTATGGGATTTAGAGACCTCTCAGAGGTTGTCGAGTGTCAATACACGCGGTAAAGCGCTGCTACGTATTAAAGGTTATTTGGAGGAGGCCTTCCGTTCTATGAATCCTGCCTTGAGTCAGTTGGCTTCCGCTTCTACTACTGAGCCTACAGTGGATCATGTTGCCTCTGCGAATCCTCATCCTAGCACTGACGAAGGAAACA TGGATAATGTTGTATCAGCTTCTGCTCAAGTCCCCTCGAGTCCTCATCCTTGCATTGACGAAAGGAACA TCCCTTCGAGTCCTCATCCTTGCTCTGATGAAGGGAATA TTTCCCCAAGCCCCCACCCTTGCGCTGACAAAGGGAACG TGGATAATGTTACCTCTGCTGCTGCTCAAGTCCCCTCAAGTCCTCATCCTTGCACTAACAAAAAGAACA AGATTCGAAGGGCTAGTTTCCAAGCTAGACATAAGCCTCGTCCTCGCTGCAAGCAACGTAGAGGTGTTGTCATTACTGACATGGAGGAGGACCAGCCTCTTTGTATCAAAAATGGCACCCCATCATCTTTTGAAGTTAATGGATGCTTGCAAGTTTCAAGTAAAACCAGGTCTGCTGCATTGCTAGATGGAGTAACTGATTCCCCCTTTGAAGCCTTAGAAGTGGTTGAAACGGTTGCCTCAGTCATGGCCGGTAAAAATTTCTGCCCTAAAGGCAGTATGGAGGACTCCAACAAGGACAAGGGTGATCCTACCGCATCTTTTTATCCAACTACTCATCATTGCACCGACAAAGGAAAAC AGATTCAGATGGTTAATTCTCAAACAAGTGGCAACCCTAATTCTTCCCATAGGCATTGTGAGGAACCTGCTGCCATTGCTGATACAGAGGAGGACCGGGTCCTATCAACTCCTAATATTGACAAATTGCGAGACGCACTGACATCAAGTGTTGCTGATTTGACAGCTTCTGTTACTGATCCCCTCCCTAAAGCCTTAGAAGTTGCTGAGAGATTAGTATCTTTCATGGAAGCAGCTAAAAGTTCAAGTGCTGAAGGTGCTGAAGGGGATGTAAGGAAGGAAAAGGGTGTTCCTGCAGCATCTATGAATTGTAATTTTGAACGGGCTCAAGCTGATAGGAGGGAACCTGACAAGGCCATCAGAGAAGACCAGGACAAGATGAACAGGAGTGTTCCTGCTGATTTGACAGCTACTGTTGCTGATTCCCTCCCTAAAGCCTTAGAAGTTGCTGAGAGATTAGTATCTTTCATGGCAGCAGCTAAAAGTTTAAGTACTGAAGGTGCTGAAGGGGATGTAAGGAAGGAAAAGGGTGTTCCTGCAGCACCTATGAATTGTAATTTTGAACAGGCTCAAGCTGAGAGGAGGGCACCTGACAAGGCCATCAGAGAAGACCAGGACAAGATGGGCAGGAGTGTTCCTGCTTCGTCTGTTGGTCATGGTGTGCAACCCTCTCAAGCTACGGAGGGGAATGAAACTTTCATTAGACCCAAGAAAGTGCCCAAGCGCAACTTAATGAAGAGGAATGACGCTGCTCACACTCATGAG AGGAGGGCACCTTATGAGGGCATTAGAGAAGACTACAACAAGGTGGACGGGAGTGTTCCTGCTCCATCTGTCAATCATATTGCGGAACCTTCTCATGCTAAGGAGGGAAATGAAGCTGTCATTCGACCCAAGAAAGTTCGTAAGCGCAGCATAATGGAGAGGAATGACACTGCTCACACTTCTGAG TGGGAGGATTCAATTGATGGCTCTGATGGAGGGACAAGTGGTTGTTCGAACAGATGTACTTTACCAAGCCCTAAAACGAATCATGTGTCTCCACTGAAGGAAAGTGAACCCCAAAAGCAGAAAAACAGAAGGAAAACTAACTGGTGGACACTTGAGGAAGAACAGGCATTGATCAAGGGCTATCGAGT TTATGGACCCCAATGGAAACTGATTCGCGAATCCTACTGGGACATATTGAAAAAGAGAACTCAG gTTGATCTCAAAGACAAATGGAGAAACTTGAGCAAATGA